In Primulina huaijiensis isolate GDHJ02 unplaced genomic scaffold, ASM1229523v2 scaffold205722, whole genome shotgun sequence, the DNA window GGAAATCTTAGGAGGAATTGTTTACTCCACTGATGCAGTTACAGTTTGGAATGACTTGAAGGATAGATTTGATACCGTTAATGGATCTCGAATCTTCTCGATTCACCGCGACATTGGAAGACTTGTGCAAGGTCCTACTACCGTTTCAGTCTATTATTCTAAACTGCGCCAACTCTGGGATGAGTATGCTTCGCTTGTTGTTTTGCCTCGATGTGATTGTGAATCTGCCCGAAAATATGTGGAACATGATCAGCAACATAAGCTCTTGCAGTTTCTTATGGGACTTAATGAGAGTTATGCCCATGTTCGAAGCCATCTCTTACTCATGACTCCGCTACCCTCGGTTGGTCAAGCTTATTCCATGGTTGCTCAAGAGGAATCTCAACGTTCCTTAATGTCTTCAACACCACAGGTCATTGAACCAGCATCCTCTGTTTTTTTTTCTGCTAAAGGTAAATTCCATGATAAGAAGCGAGAATTGCTTACATGTGAGTATTGTCACATGACTGGCCATTTGAAGGAGAACTGCTTCAAAATAGTCGGATATCCAGTTGGTCATCGTTTGCACAAACCTGGAAGTAAGAGTCAATTTCCGAGATATCAGAAGGATGGCTACAAAAACAGAAATGCAAATATGTCCAACAATTGTGTTCCTCAATCAGAATCTACTGTCAGTCCTGCGCCTGATGCTTTGTTTACCCCAGAGCAATATGCAGAGATCTTGAAACTCTTCAACAAGGACAAACTTTTGGACATTTCTAATTCTCCTGAAGTGAATATGGCAGGTACCTCATCCATCTCACCCTCTTCTTTGAACTCACAATGGATTATTGATAGTGGTGCTAATGATCATATGGTGGGACGAAATTCTGTATTGCTTCCCTCTCATTCATGTGGTTCTCCTCGAGGTTCGGTTAAAATGCCAGATGGTAACACCACAACTGTCTCCACTTTAGGATCCATAGCCATAACTGATTCCATTACTCTTCATAATGTCCTTCAAGTCCCTGCCTTCA includes these proteins:
- the LOC140966374 gene encoding uncharacterized protein: MAVRIEVHDPLYVSASDTPGLSLITEQLTGSENYGIWSRAMLIGLRAKNKLVFIDGSCRRLEAGSNILLQWERCNAMVMSWIMNAVSKEILGGIVYSTDAVTVWNDLKDRFDTVNGSRIFSIHRDIGRLVQGPTTVSVYYSKLRQLWDEYASLVVLPRCDCESARKYVEHDQQHKLLQFLMGLNESYAHVRSHLLLMTPLPSVGQAYSMVAQEESQRSLMSSTPQVIEPASSVFFSAKGKFHDKKRELLTCEYCHMTGHLKENCFKIVGYPVGHRLHKPGSKSQFPRYQKDGYKNRNANMSNNCVPQSESTVSPAPDALFTPEQYAEILKLFNKDKLLDISNSPEVNMAGTSSISPSSLNSQWIIDSGANDHMVGRNSVLLPSHSCGSPRGSVKMPDGNTTTVSTLGSIAITDSITLHNVLQ